The sequence below is a genomic window from Rhodococcus sp. 4CII.
GGCGAGGGGGCGCTCCCAGGGAGCCCGGGATTCGGGAGTCGGTGAGTCCGCACTGTGATCATCACCCACCGATGCAACCTGACCTCTCCGCCGACTCGGACCTCCGTCGGCCCCGACGGATTCCAGCCATAGTACTTATCGAACGCCGGGGCTCCGCATATGTAGCGAGGTGACGCGCGTTCGTGCTGCTAACCACCGGAATGCATGAGGTCGGCGCCGGCGGGCACGAGGCAGTCTTCGGGGTCGTCGAGCCAGCCCTCGGGGAGCGCGACCGTACCGGGTGATCCCTGCCGTCCGCGCGGTCCCTCGGCGTCCTTCGGGAACGGGATGGCGGGATCGAGCTGGACGAGGAGATCGTCCAGTTCGGTGAGGGTGCTCACGAGGGCCATCGCGACCCGCAGTTCCGACCCGGCGGGGAAGCCCCGCAGGTACCAGGAAACGTGCTTGCGCAGTTCGCGCAGACCCTTGTCCTCGCCGTGATGATCGGCGAGGAGTTCCGCGTGGCGGCGAATGATGGTGGCCACCTCGCCGAGGGTGGGCGGAGTGGGCTGCGGGTTCCCGTTCAGCGCCGCGCTCAGCTCGGCGAACAGCCACGGCCTGCCCAGGCATCCACGGCCGACGACGACGCCGTCGCATCCGGTCTGCTCCATCATCCGGGCGGCGTCCTCGGCGGCGAAGATGTCGCCGTTTCCGAGGACGGGCACGTCCGTCACGTGTTCCTTGAGGCGGGCGATCTCGTTCCAGTCGGCGGTGCCGGAGTACCGCTGCGAGGCGGTACGCGCGTGCAGTGCGACCGCGGCGGCGCCCTCGCCGGCAGCGATCCGGCCGGCGTCGAGATGCGTGTGGTGCTCGGCGTCGATGCCGACACGGAACTTGACGGTCACCGGGACGTCGGTGCCCTCGGTCGCCTTCACCGCCGCCGCGACGATCCGGCCGAACAGGGTGCGCTTGTACGGCAGGGCGGCACCACCACCCTTGCGGGTGACCTTGGGAACCGGGCAGCCGAAGTTCATGTCGATGTGGTCGGCCATGTTCTCGTCCACGATCATCTTGGCCGCGGCGTATGTGGTGTCGGGATCGACGGTGTACAGCTGCAGCGAGCGCGGTGTCTCGGTCGGGCCGAACGTCGTCATGTGCAGGGTCGCGGGCTGCCGCTCCACCAGGGCGCGTGCCGTCACCATCTCGCAGACGTACAGGCCGGACGTGCTGCCGGCGCGCTCCGTCTCGAGCTCACGGCACAGCGTGCGGAACGCGACGTTGGTGATGCCGGCCATGGGGGCCAGGACCACCGGACTGCGCAGTTCGAGCGATCCGATTCGAAGGGATGACATTGACGACCTCTGGGAA
It includes:
- the dusB gene encoding tRNA dihydrouridine synthase DusB, which codes for MSSLRIGSLELRSPVVLAPMAGITNVAFRTLCRELETERAGSTSGLYVCEMVTARALVERQPATLHMTTFGPTETPRSLQLYTVDPDTTYAAAKMIVDENMADHIDMNFGCPVPKVTRKGGGAALPYKRTLFGRIVAAAVKATEGTDVPVTVKFRVGIDAEHHTHLDAGRIAAGEGAAAVALHARTASQRYSGTADWNEIARLKEHVTDVPVLGNGDIFAAEDAARMMEQTGCDGVVVGRGCLGRPWLFAELSAALNGNPQPTPPTLGEVATIIRRHAELLADHHGEDKGLRELRKHVSWYLRGFPAGSELRVAMALVSTLTELDDLLVQLDPAIPFPKDAEGPRGRQGSPGTVALPEGWLDDPEDCLVPAGADLMHSGG